A genomic window from Lycium barbarum isolate Lr01 chromosome 4, ASM1917538v2, whole genome shotgun sequence includes:
- the LOC132636418 gene encoding uncharacterized protein LOC132636418 — protein MYLVYGVNFLFLFNFPPKSKRRQNEFFPSFIFHFGSRFSLSTQLELNLVDFNHPEAIRDIYKVDIPIFYSKCLQLVQDSRLELQFLVEKDMSLSSPSFQNSLSQGSRYRRRWTLVWISLLTCAFYVDVITVMASEGNGERVRPTTDANSRVCLECWIGGGMDACGIWCMLNWT, from the exons ATGTACTTGGTTTATGGCGTaaattttttgtttcttttcaacTTTCCGCCAAAAAGCAAAAGGCGGCAAAACGAATTCTTCCCctcttttatttttcactttGGTTCTAGGTTTTCCCTCTCTACACAGTTAGAACTGAATTTGGTAG ATTTTAATCATCCTGAGGCCATCAGAGATATCTACAAAGTAGATATACCTATTTTCTACTCCAAG TGTCTCCAATTAGTACAAGATTCAAGACTTGAGCTTCAATTTCTCGTGGAAAAGGACATGTCGTTGAGTTCTCCCAGTTTCCAGAATTCCCTATCACAGGGTAGTAG GTACCGGAGGAGGTGGACCTTAGTATGGATCAGTTTATTGACTTGTGCATTCTATGTGGATGTGATCACTGTGATGGCATCCGAG GGGAATGGAGAGAGGGTTAGGCCAACAACTGATGCCAATTCTAGAGTCTGTCTTGAGTGTTGGATTGGTGGAGGCATGGATGCATGTGGTATATGGTGCATGTTAAATTGGACATAA